The Mustela nigripes isolate SB6536 chromosome 4, MUSNIG.SB6536, whole genome shotgun sequence genome includes a window with the following:
- the C4H10orf62 gene encoding uncharacterized protein C10orf62 homolog, giving the protein MLWKQRKKRRKIFLVPSQEEQGPPEGHRAKNENWIKSHFSRLSEEKLASCSSSTAPPPESGSGKASTTVHVETVTTRQGEVGTAMHREAFTTKQRLSGSSVTKETHRESGKSSSTDAATWAAVAACTKEIDNLGQQLANSMLQRAMTYQNSGHLESKDINQEELKALEEVELKLKGNFLMQRDTAVAGLNHTHTFHGHGPHGHQGYQSHQSHSLPNRSQQTYHPFEAN; this is encoded by the coding sequence ATGCTgtggaagcagaggaagaagagacgGAAGATATTCCTTGTGCCCTCACAGGAGGAGCAGGGGCCACCAGAAGGTCACAGAGCAAAGAATGAGAACTGGATTAAATCACACTTTAGCCGCCTTTCTGAGGAGAAGCTGGCCTCCTGCAGCAGCAGCACCGCGCCTCCCCCTGAGAGCGGCAGTGGGAAGGCCAGCACCACGGTGCACGTGGAGACCGTCACCACCAGGCAAGGCGAGGTGGGCACAGCCATGCACCGGGAGGCCTTCACCACCAAGCAGAGGTTGTCTGGCTCCTCGGTGACcaaagagacacacagggagtCGGGAAAATCTTCATCCACCGACGCGGCCACGTGGGCTGCTGTGGCTGCCTGCACCAAGGAGATTGACAACCTGGGACAGCAGCTGGCTAACTCCATGTTGCAGCGCGCCATGACGTACCAGAACTCAGGCCACCTGGAGTCCAAAGACATCAACCAGGAGGAGCTGAAGGCCCTTGAGGAGGTGGAGTTGAAGCTGAAGGGGAACTTCCTCATGCAGCGAGACACCGCAGTAGCTGGCCTGAACCACACGCACACCTTCCACGGCCATGGTCCCCACGGCCACCAGGGTTATCAGAGCCACCAGAGCCATAGTCTGCCCAACCGTAGCCAGCAGACCTACCACCCCTTTGAAGCCAACTAA